One window of the Lasioglossum baleicum chromosome 8, iyLasBale1, whole genome shotgun sequence genome contains the following:
- the LOC143211618 gene encoding uncharacterized protein LOC143211618 — MTDTSGRANVSGAPAGLALDRVAVRIPEFCPDDPEMWFSMVESSFDAAGITAEKTKFGYVMGALSPRYAKEVRDIIVNPPATQPYQKLKVEFIRRLRSSQQQKTRRLLEHEEIGDRKPSQFLRHLRELAGTSIDDNVLRTLWASRLPAGMQGILATQRDTELDKVAELADAVAETLAPRAHITEAAAPSASSTPIAGPSTMEQNLEALLGLKMAQLSVSLRQEISAIRQEFATEERRPRRGWSRRPSYGGRHRRRSASRSVERDADGNYEGMCWYHRRYGRDAHQCIRPCNWASAQGNDQGNR; from the coding sequence ATGACTGACACGTCCGGAAGAGCAAATGTGTCGGGCGCGCCCGCGGGTTTAGCGTTGGATCGTGTCGCGGTTCGGATACCGGAATTCTGCCCGGATGACCCGGAGATGTGGTTCTCCATGGTCGAAAGCAGTTTCGACGCGGCCGGAATAACCGCAGAAAAAACCAAATTCGGATACGTCATGGGGGCGTTAAGTCCCCGATATGCCAAGGAAGTACGAGATATAATTGTGAATCCGCCTGCCACACAACCGTACCAGAAGCTGAAAGTCGAGTTCATACGACGGTTAAGGTCTTCGCAACAGCAGAAGACGCGGCGCTTGCTGGAGCACGAAGAAATCGGAGACAGGAAACCGTCACAATTCCTACGGCACCTCCGGGAGTTGGCCGGCACATCGATTGACGACAACGTTTTGCGGACACTTTGGGCGAGCCGTTTACCTGCCGGCATGCAAGGGATCCTCGCTACGCAGCGGGACACCGAGTTGGACAAGGTGGCTGAGCTAGCGGACGCCGTAGCGGAAACACTGGCACCGCGGGCACACATCACCGAGGCCGCGGCCCCCAGCGCATCTTCCACGCCGATCGCCGGTCCCTCAACGATGGAACAGAATTTGGAGGCCCTACTAGGCCTGAAGATGGCCCAGCTTTCCGTCTCCCTGCGACAGGAGATTTCCGCGATCCGACAGGAGTTTGCAACCGAGGAGCGTCGACCGCGTCGAGGGTGGTCGCGACGCCCAAGTTATGGCGGGCGGCACAGGAGGCGTTCAGCCTCGCGATCGGTAGAGCGCGATGCGGACGGCAATTACGAGGGCATGTGCTGGTACCATCGGCGTTATGGACGAGACGCACATCAATGTATACGACCCTGTAATTGGGCGTCGGCCCAGGGAAACGACCAGGGCAATCGTTGA
- the LOC143211619 gene encoding uncharacterized protein LOC143211619, which translates to MTGHEALFTAQKRVAVFILNFVGNTTKKKAADKLTLSDVEARQALLQEYWKGFQDRDLILAEHMDSLSDRSYFKADLYGSTMEAYLYAKAWLEEKSKELQGPSDTHVLATHDRSIAENSVQRTFERLKLPRFDGTQRDWEAFKKRFTSLVIADKGMTPVIKLEHLLNCLSGETQARLKGIQMVGANFLTAWETLCRRYDNRFLRFSTQMQAVTGTEASDEETGTHINQLLNTTNESINVFRTLGLPVEHWDAVLIYFIESKLATPTRLDWARELEKKKNNEFPTFAEFKYFLEDRIRTLDLVVGDRSKSVREETSAPEESKKTKKSSAHVATPRNSSTREPDKCSFCDGPHFIGRCSVFSNAPPTNRRAHVQTARLCLNCLSARHVVGACTSKYRCSVCHEKHHTKLHQDKTATSNAAVATLQNAESESAPGEASVRAITGGQTVLLATACVVLQSPGAAITVRALLDSGAEESFVTEQAVQALGLRRQSTHVAVNGVGAERTAVARSRVHLTLKSERDDKFSLDFTALVLKRLTSLLPRLPVDPTAWPHLASRPLADPVYFKPGRIDCILNAEALAKVIRPGIDRQPGAPTAMETSLGWVVLGKVPVQETGGKAEVSGFHVAVDRELTSALTRFWEIEEVNKPPQLSPQDEECYDHFRRTHSRRADGRFVVRLPFAREPVFADSKSTAAACLTRLERRFVRQPELAPPYKVFMQEYQALGHMEKVVNEQSGKSDVFYLPHHAVFKDGGKGKIRVVFNASQADSAGVSLNSCLHAGPKLQEDVLVIIIRWCFRKYVFTCDVVKMFRQFLVQPDDADWQRILWRFNEDEVVTPFRLVTVTYGTTCAPFLANACMLQLADDEQKRFPRGAQILRKGRYADDSYGGGDTLEEARLVRDELVSILRTAGMEVGKWAANHAELLQELGLESPAVAEREFRVEEAVSTLGLRWMPQRDAFCFKIALVEPPQTVTKRSILSEVSKLFDPIGWLAPVLVRAKLLLQTLWRQGVDWDVAVSATLSQSWSTFKGQLVELEELRIPRWFGTVGTTKWDLHGFCDASESAYAASLYLVAADTKVSRLIVAKSKVAPIKVISLPKLELCGAQLLVRLVNSLLSKLDSQPVDIHCWSYSKVALAWLQGHPSRWKPFVANRVSEILTSLPHATWRHVRSADNPADCATRGFTPTQLRESILWWNGPSWITLEKSEWPGPLAELKTDLEARSMAALEVCVARGEESWSEWCARSSSLHKLIRVFAYMVRWRSNAKLSPLDRRKTWLSAQELARGRTILLRVVQNEEFADEFRTIRTKGSVSARSSIRRLLPFTDAEGVLRVGGRLDNSFLTESEKHPIILPGRHHVTRLIIADAHRSTLHGGPVLVQSQLSRRYWVVRGRNEIRGVVRKCVTCARFNARLAEQQMAPLPAVRTVPARPFTFTGLDYAGPFLLKTSGGRGQRCSKGYVAIFICMVVKAVHIEVVSDLTTAAFLAAFARFVARRGLCHTVYSDNGTTFQGAAAELRRLFEATSAMTQEIAAAIAADGIQWSHIPPRAPHFGGLWEANVRSFKRHLKRVIGDAKLTYEEFSTVCHQIEACLNSRPLGPLSSNEEDVSALTPGHFLIGSALKAPVEPFTETNEKVSVCSRWRLLSLMRNHFWKRWRREFLTQLQQRSKWLRPGYDYQVGDLVILMDDPLPPTKWPLARVVRQHRGTDGVCRVVTLRTATTQLRRPVHRLIHLPINETVAVHFMESRVPQTTV; encoded by the exons ATGACGGGGCATGAAGCACTGTTCACAGCGCAAAAGCGTGTCGCGGTGTTCATTTTAAACTTCGTGGGCAACACTACGAAAAAGAAGGCCGCCGATAAGCTTACGTTGTCGGATGTCGAAGCGAGACAGGCACTCCTGCAGGAGTATTGGAAAGGCTTCCAAGACCGAGACTTGATTCTGGCAGAGCATATGGATAGCCTAAGCGACCGCTCCTACTTCAAGGCAGATCTGTATGGATCCACAATGGAAGCGTATCTGTACGCAAAAGCATGGCTGGAGGAAAAATCAAAAGAGCTCCAGGGCCCTTCCGATACGCACGTTCTTGCAACGCATGACCGcagtatcgcggagaactcAGTACAGAGAACATTCGAAAGGTTAAAACTGCCCCGCTTCGATGGGACTCAACGCGATTGGGAAGCCTTTAAGAAGCGTTTTACCTCCTTGGTCATCGCAGATAAAGGGATGACGCCGGTTATCAAGCTGGAACACTTATTAAACTGTTTGTCAGGCGAGACACAGGCAAGGTTGAAGGGCATCCAGATGGTAGGCGCAAACTTCCTTACAGCCTGGGAAACGCTGTGTCGACGCTACGACAACAGGTTCCTCCGATTCAGCACGCAAATGCAGGCCGTTACTGGAACAGAGGCTAGCGACGAGGAAACCGGAACGCACATTAACCAGCTGCTAAACACGACGAATGAGAGCATCAACGTGTTTAGAACTCTTGGACTTCCGGTCGAGCATTGGGACGCCGTCCTAATCTACTTCATCGAGAGCAAACTTGCAACTCCGACGAGGTTGGACTGGGCTAGGGAGCtggagaagaagaaaaataacGAATTCCCCACATTCGCAGAGTTCAAATACTTTCTGGAGGACAGGATACGAACTCTGGACCTTGTCGTGGGCGACCGGTCCAAGTCCGTTCGAGAGGAAACGTCCGCTCCAG AGGAAAGCAAGAAAACGAAGAAGTCTTCAGCTCACGTTGCCACGCCGAGGAACTCGTCTACGAGAGAGCCGGACAAATGCTCGTTCTGCGACGGACCACACTTCATTGGGCGTTGCAGTGTCTTCTCCAATGCGCCTCCGACAAATAGAAGAGCCCACGTGCAAACGGCTAGGCTCTGTCTCAACTGCCTGAGCGCAAGGCATGTTGTGGGGGCTTGCACCTCAAAATATCGGTGCTCCGTGTGCCATGAAAAGCATCATACGAAGTTGCACCAGGACAAGACAGCCACTTCGAACGCTGCGGTGGCTACGTTGCAGAATGCGGAGAGCGAATCGGCGCCGGGAGAGGCGTCTGTGCGCGCCATCACTGGGGGACAGACTGTGCTGCTGGCAACTGCCTGCGTCGTGCTCCAGTCACCGGGTGCCGCCATCACCGTAAGGGCCTTGCTGGATTCGGGCGCAGAGGAGTCCTTCGTAACAGAGCAAGCTGTACAGGCACTTGGACTTCGTCGCCAGTCGACTCATGTGGCGGTCAATGGAGTCGGAGCCGAGCGGACAGCGGTGGCCAGAAGCAGAGTCCATCTAACGCTCAAGTCGGAGCGTGACGACAAATTCTCTCTCGATTTTACAGCGCTGGTTTTAAAAAGGTTGACGTCCCTGCTGCCACGTCTACCTGTCGACCCAACCGCGTGGCCACATCTTGCCTCGCGACCACTAGCGGATCCGGTCTACTTCAAACCAGGGCGCATCGACTGCATTTTGAATGCGGAGGCTCTTGCGAAGGTGATACGGCCAGGCATCGACCGACAACCGGGGGCACCCACTGCAATGGAAACCTCTCTCGGCTGGGTCGTGCTAGGAAAAGTACCTGTGCAAGAAACCGGAGGGAAAGCGGAGGTATCGGGATTTCACGTTGCTGTGGACCGAGAGCTAACCTCCGCGTTGACAAGATTCTGGGAGATTGAAGAAGTCAACAAGCCGCCCCAGTTGTCTCCGCAGGATGAGGAGTGCTACGATCATTTTCGGAGGACTCACTCGCGCAGGGCAGATGGTCGCTTCGTTGTCAGGCTCCCGTTTGCTAGGGAACCTGTCTTTGCTGATTCAAAGTCCACGGCTGCTGCTTGCTTGACGAGATTAGAGCGTCGTTTTGTGAGACAACCCGAGTTGGCTCCACCGTATAAAGTCTTCATGCAGGAGTACCAGGCGCTAGGTCACATGGAGAAGGTGGTCAACGAGCAGTCGGGTAAGAGCGACGTTTTTTATCTCCCTCATCATGCAGTCTTTAAAGACGGCGGTAAAGGGAAAATACGCGTAGTCTTCAACGCGTCCCAAGCCGATTCCGCCGGGGTCTCGTTGAATAGCTGCTTGCATGCGGGGCCCAAATTGCAGGAAGATGTGCTCGTCATCATCATTCGTTGGTGCTTTCGGAaatacgtttttacgtgtgatGTAGTAAAAATGTTTCGACAATTTCTCGTTCAGCCGGATGACGCTGATTGGCAACGCATTTTGTGGCGTTTCAACGAGGACGAGGTGGTCACTCCGTTTCGTTTAGTCACGGTAACATATGGGACGACCTGTGCTCCATTCCTGGCCAACGCATGCATGCTCCAGCTGGCAGATGACGAGCAGAAGCGCTTTCCTCGTGGTGCTCAAATATTGAGGAAGGGTCGTTATGCCGACGACTCCTACGGAGGGGGAGATACCCTCGAGGAAGCTAGGCTCGTGCGAGACGAGTTAGTAAGCATCCTGAGAACAGCAGGAATGGAGGTGGGCAAGTGGGCTGCAAACCACGCAGAGTTGTTGCAGGAGCTGGGACTCGAGAGTCCTGCCGTGGCTGAACGGGAGTTTCGAGTCGAGGAGGCGGTGTCCACATTAGGCCTGCGTTGGATGCCGCAAAGGGATGCCTTTTGCTTCAAAATTGCACTAGTCGAACCTCCCCAGACAGTCACGAAAAGGTCAATCTTGTCGGAAGTTTCCAAATTGTTTGACCCGATTGGCTGGCTTGCTCCCGTGTTGGTTCGTGCAAAGCTGCTGTTGCAGACCTTATGGAGGCAGGGCGTTGATTGGGACGTAGCCGTCTCCGCCACATTATCACAATCTTGGTCGACCTTTAAAGGTCAGTTGGTCGAATTGGAGGAACTACGAATTCCACGATGGTTTGGAACTGTTGGAACCACTAAGTGGGACCTACACGGTTTCTGTGATGCATCGGAGAGCGCATATGCAGCCTCACTGTACCTGGTGGCTGCTGACACCAAGGTCTCCAGACTTATTGTGGCGAAGTCCAAGGTCGCTCCAATTAAGGTCATCAGCCTGCCCAAGCTAGAGCTGTGTGGAGCTCAATTGTTAGTTCGTCTCGTTAATTCGCTGTTGTCGAAATTAGACTCTCAACCTGTTGACATTCATTGCTGGTCGTATTCGAAGGTAGCTTTAGCATGGCTGCAAGGGCACCCCTCTCGGTGGAAACCATTCGTGGCGAATAGGGTGAGTGAGATTCTCACGTCGCTGCCCCATGCTACCTGGCGGCATGTACGCTCAGCCGATAATCCGGCGGACTGTGCAACCAGGGGTTTCACACCGACGCAACTGCGAGAGTCAATACTATGGTGGAACGGTCCAAGCTGGAtaacattagaaaaatcagagtgGCCGGGTCCTCTTGCTGAGCTGAAGACTGACCTAGAGGCAAGGTCAATGGCGGCTCTGGAAGTTTGTGTGGCAAGAGGAGAGGAGTCTTGGTCCGAGTGGTGCGCTCGATCTTCTTCCCTGCACAAACTCATCAGGGTCTTCGCTTACATGGTCCGTTGGCGCTCCAATGCCAAGTTGTCCCCGCTGGATCGACGAAAAACTTGGCTCTCAGCGCAGGAACTAGCGAGAGGCAGAACTATTCTTCTCCGAGTTGTGCAAAACGAGGAGTTCGCGGACGAATTCAGGACGATTCGTACGAAAGGGTCGGTGTCTGCACGCAGTTCCATTCGTCGCCTACTCCCCTTCACTGATGCGGAAGGCGTGCTACGAGTTGGTGGTCGCCTCGACAATTCCTTCCTGACTGAATCCGAGAAGCACCCGATCATTCTTCCCGGCAGGCACCACGTTACGCGGTTGATCATTGCGGACGCTCATCGCTCCACTCTTCATGGGGGGCCCGTGCTAGTCCAAAGTCAACTGAGTAGACGATATTGGGTAGTCCGAGGAAGGAATGAAATTCGAGGAGTCGTGCGCAAGTGTGTCACATGTGCACGGTTTAACGCTCGCCTAGCGGAGCAGCAAATGGCTCCTCTTCCGGCGGTGCGCACGGTCCCAGCTCGCCCGTTCACATTCACCGGGTTGGACTATGCGGGGCCTTTCCTACTGAAGACATCCGGAGGCAGAGGTCAGCGGTGTTCGAAAGGCTATGTAGCCATCTTCATCTGCATGGTGGTAAAAGCTGTACACATAGAGGTGGTCTCGGATCTCACGACCGCAGCATTCTTGGCCGCGTTTGCGCGCTTCGTCGCAAGGCGAGGATTATGTCACACCGTTTACAGCGACAACGGTACGACGTTCCAAGGAGCAGCAGCAGAGCTCCGTCGCTTATTTGAGGCTACTTCCGCCATGACTCAGGAAATCGCTGCAGCCATAGCAGCGGACGGGATCCAGTGGTCGCACATACCACCTCGAGCCCCGCACTTTGGCGGACTTTGGGAGGCCAATGTCAGGAGCTTCAAGAGGCATCTGAAGCGGGTCATTGGGGATGCCAAGCTCACGTACGAGGAGTTTTCAACTGTCTGTCACCAAATCGAGGCGTGCCTCAACTCCAGACCTCTCGGCCCGCTCAGCAGCAACGAGGAGGACGTATCGGCGCTGACCCCGGGCCACTTCTTGATCGGCTCAGCCCTCAAGGCTCCTGTAGAGCCTTTTACAGAGACGAACGAGAAGGTTTCAGTTTGTTCCAGATGGCGGCTCCTGTCCCTCATGCGGAATCACTTTTGGAAGCGGTGGCGGCGAGAATTCCTCACCCAACTGCAGCAGCGCTCCAAGTGGCTCCGCCCGGGCTACGATTATCAGGTCGGGGACCTGGTGATCCTGATGGATGACCCCCTTCCACCTACCAAGTGGCCACTGGCGAGAGTTGTCCGCCAGCACCGGGGTACCGACGGGGTTTGCAGAGTCGTAACGCTCAGGACGGCCACCACCCAACTGAGGCGACCGGTCCATCGGCTTATCCACCTGCCCATCAACGAGACCGTGGCCGTGCATTTCATGGAGTCACGCGTTCCCCAGACGACTGTGTAG